From the genome of Gallus gallus isolate bGalGal1 chromosome 4, bGalGal1.mat.broiler.GRCg7b, whole genome shotgun sequence:
gagagCACGCTcattaagtttgcagatgacactatGTTGAGAATAAACTTTGATTTGCCAGACGGGAAAAAGCACTACAGGGAGAACTGGATAGACTGGATAGATGGGCCgaggtaaactgtatgagtcTCAATAGGATCatgtgttgggtcctgcattttggtcacaaccaCCTCAGGCAACCgcacaggcttggggaagagcGGCTGGAAAGTTGCCTGATGGAAAGAGATCTTTGTGTATggatggacagtcggctgaatacgagccaccagtgtgcccaggtatccggcttgtatcaggaatggtgtggagagcaggactagggaagaaatcctgcccctgtactcagcactggtgaggccgcacctcaagaACAGTGGTCAGTTtggggcacctcagtacagaaaggacattgagttGCTGGACCAGGGccaaagaagagcaacaaagcttgtgaagggcttggagaatgtgccctgtgaggagcgactgaaggaactggggctgtttagtctggggaaggaggctgaggggagaccttattgccctcttcAAAttcctgaaaggtgattgcagcgagagcagggttggtcctttctcactggtgacaggcgACAGGACGAGTGGAATAGGactcaagttgcgccaagggAGGTTTtggttggatatgaggaaaactTACAGAAAGGGTTcttaagcactggaacaggctccccagggaggtggctgagacACCATCCCAGGacgtgtttaaaaactgtttggggagctcagggacatgatttagcagagggttgtaGGTTGGTGTAGTTTGGTCAGGTTGAGGTTGTTgtgatgatcttgtaggtctttttcaacctgagcaaGTCTATGATTcaacgattctatgatcccatgaTTCCATCATTCAACTTATGTTTTACCCCACATGGGGGACCTAAAAGTCACAAGCATGCCAGATTATGTGCCACACCAAAGCAAGTCTTCTGGCTACATGGCCTCCCTCAGCTCCCCAGCACAATGCCAACACCAGCAGTCCACAGTTGGGGATGCCACCAGCAGACATCCCTGGTCCCCACCTCTCTTGCTGCCCTATGGAAGACCTCTCCTCACCTACAACTACCGCCAGCCTTGCTCAGAGCCACACAGCTCCCTTTGCTCCAGGACCTCCCAATTGCACTGCCAGAGCTGGACATAaccccagccagcagccaggtCTTTCCTcgttctctcctttcttcctgcaggaaCAAGCAAGGAAATAACACAGAATTCCATCTGTAATGTTTTCCTCTGGGTTCGAGTGGCTGGCACCTGCTTCCTGATCCTCACTACCATAACCATCACCATCATGCACTGCCAAAGTAAGCTGCACCCTGACACCCTGCAGAGCCTCAcaccacagcctgctgctccagGGCAACGGGCTCTCTGCCTAAGGCCCTCACGCAGCCATTGTGTATCTAGGACACAGGGAATGCTGAAGGACCaatctgaaaatgcttttccagattttcctcatctctagttttatctttcagaaatatttaatacattCTGCACTGTTAGACAAtaactgaaaacactgaaaccTGGTTTACCAGGCTGCATTGCCTCTACCAACCTGAAATCCATAAATCAGGGTTGGAAGAAGCAGAACCCAAAGCACTGTGGAATAACAGGAGAAACATGCCTCACTATGGGTCTTGCAAGTGTCCAAATGCCAACACATGCAACAGCACACTGAGCTACAGCCAAACTACCTCCTTAATTACACATATTCGGAGGCTGCTATGCTGAAAGCAGTGAGGCTACACCTCTGGGAAGGCAAAAGGTGTGGACACAATTTCATGTCTGAAATCTTCAATTTGATCTGAAAAAGTAGCCAGGGCAAAGGTATGCTTGAGtgccagcatttctctttttcccactcCTGTTGAAACAAAGCTTGCGTTTGGAGAGGAAATTCTGAAACTTTCACTTAGTTCTCAGTTCTTCCTTACCAAAGAGATCACATGATAGAAATGCACACAGGAGATGGATGATCAAAACCAACCGCGTCTCACACTCCGTTGTCACTTGCAGGACCAAGCTCACCGTAAGCAAGCAGCGCTGCAtcgctgctcagcagaaggcacacaggcGTCGTCCTCAAGCACCGCACGGATCCCATCAGCAACACGCACAGCTGCCCTGACAGAGCGTGGGCATCTGGCTGATCCTTCACTGCCTACCCATCAATCTCACACAAAACTCAGCTCTCAGACCCCAACCACATCTCACTCCTGAGGCCTTCCCAATTAACGCTTCTAATCCTTAACGCTCACAGTGTGTTCTTTGGTTTCACTCACAGTTTTCATGGGACAGAGGGACCGAACATGCTACAACCAACATCACTCATGtttcaaaaaaaagaaatccacacgCAATTATGTTGACATATAATTGTCTGTCTGACCAGGGATCCATGGAGGGAAATCTCTCCCAGCTTTTCCAATGAAATCCACACAGCAAGCATCGAGATCATTCATCTCAAACTCACGTCCTCTTGAGCCCATTCCAAAACCTGTCAGACTCTTTTCCCCACACATGATTTGGTCCATGCTCTCCAAAACCATGTCTTGTTCATTCATTGTTTTTCggaaataaattaaatacaaacaaTTTCTAAATATAGAACAATTTCACCACAGTAAAGGTGATAATTGACAATAAACCTCGATGCCTCTGTTTTTAAGGGCAGGAAGAACCTCTACACCTGAGAGCTCATCTCTCTTTCCCAACACTCTCGGTTGCACTAACAGTGATGCTGATGGTTGCTGCTCCGCAATTGAGGACTCAGCAGGAATTTGTATATGTGCACCTGAAACATCACAGTCTAACCTTGGCTGACCTTAGTTACCCCATTTTAGAAAGTTTCACAGCAGCTGACCTTACACACCAAAATGCATTCAGGCCCAATCAAATGAGCCCAGGGATAACCACACAGTTTGGGCCCATTTCCTcacaaaacagcacttccatCAGACAGCGGCGCCTGCTTTCGGGCACCCAGGAACAGGGGGCACATTTGCAAAAGAGGAATACAACAACCCATCACAAAGAACATCAGAGCCAGCAAATAACAACAGAAGACGCAAATAACACCAGCCCAGGGAAACTGTCGCTACTGTAtgtgcaaagctgcaggaagcccaCCAATGTGTGAGTGGACACCTGGAGGCAGCAACAAAGGCTGTGAATGTTGACACACATTTGTCAGCGTGGAGGACCTGGTGGTTGTAGAATAAGACCACAAacattctgctttgaaaaaaagtgaaaatttgcATGCCACTGGGACATGGGCTTCTTTGATGGGTTTCACATCACAGACCTGCCTTGcacaaagcagcatttgcagaacAATTGCAAAGAACAACAGCGCTGGAGAAGGCAGCTACATGTCAGCAATACGTGGACTTGGAAATCAAAACTGCACGTGAATACATGCTGTAAAACATTCCCACTTCTTGTTtgctctgcaagaaaacagcatgCCTTCACATCCACACCAGACCACTTCTGCATGAGCAAGTCAAGGTGGAAGAATGGTTGACAGGAAACATAGCCTGAGGCCGGAGTCCACATCATGGAACTTGTCCCATTTTGTGCAGGTCTGGATGTGATGTGAGTGCTCCAAATGGCTGAGAGACAGTAGTCTGTAATGGATGATTTAATTTCAAGGAGGAATGCTGTCAAATGAAGACATTCAAAAAAGTCCATTAAAAACACCTTTGAAAAAGCACAGCCCGAGTTCTAGATCTCTAGTGGAGTTCTTCAGAAACCATTCTTTATTGAACCATGCATCTTCTCAGAAGAGGGTCCAGATGACATCACATCCTCTCCTATAAGTAACGCTGCCTCCAAAGTTCAGTGACAAAGATCACCCACGCTCCGCTGCACTACCCCGCGGACGATGGCCGCGtctgctgcactgctcctcctgctcagcctggggctctgtgagtatggaagtgggaaggaaggaattcaGGGCTGCTCAGTGACTGCGCAGGGAAACGGGAGTGGTGGGACTGCAGAGTGATacgcagcaggaacagagcctgttcagacaggtgttgctggaggggatggggcagggGAGAGAGGAGGCATGAGGCAGTTGTTAGGGGGGAATCACATGGCAGAGAAGCTGGAAAATGGCAGCAGCTCCGAGAAGGCAtctgaagggctgctctgaagggcaGTATCCATCTTGAGAGCTCGGCGCTCTCAACGCTGAGTCCCCAgggactccagcacagcacccaagtGTGCTGGACGCCTTGGCCCCCGCTCTGTATTCACCCTCACAGCCCGGCTGCCTGCCATGCACTGCACTGCCCTGGCAGGGAAGAGCCCTGCCCAAAGGCCCCAGGAACTTTCCTAGGACTGAGTGCAAACAGCTCATGCATTTCAAGGGTGCTGATAAGAAATTAGGAACCcacttcctccttttccatGGCTGGTAGTGTGTCAGATCATCACAGTTCAAAACAGGCTCTATGAAGTCCTCCCTGTCCTGTCCATCTCCAGGCTGCGCTGGGAGAATGCTCTAGTGTTGTCTCTCTCTGTATTCATCCATTCTTCCATCCAGTCACAAACAGAAAGCACCCACCACACCCGCTGCCACCACCCAGAGCCGCCACGTCACCAAGAATGACACCTCACAGCAGAGCCTGCATCCAGGTaaggcagcactggggagaCAGGGGTTGTCCTAGCAGAGATGCTTTGATGAGAAGAGGCTACATTAATGTCATTGCTGACCATAATATGCATTTCAGGATGTAGGGAGAACtctgcagctccagggatgaaacTAACTTCCATTTTACAATGGGTATCCCAGAGAAAGGAGCAagattttcttttgcaaagctGTTCATGAGGTGTGGGACAACATGAAAGGACATGTGTTAGTGATGAGACTCAGAAGGTCAAGCTGATGGCTGGCTTTGGTGATCGTGAAGGTCTGCCCCAGAAAAGATGATTCCATTATTCTAATCCCATGTTTCACCCCACTTAGGGTGACTTAGAAGTCACAAGCATTCCAAATGATGGGTCACACCAAAACAAAGGATTGCTTTTtgaacaaacactgctttcagtcaCAGAAGGGGACATGAGAAGTATTCTGGCTATGTGTTCTCCCTCAGCTCTCCAGCACAATGCCAACACCAGCAGCCATGGCTGGGGATGTCACCTGCAGACATGCCTGGTTTGCACTGCACTCTCTTCGTGCCCTGTGAAAGCCCTCTCCTCATCTGCAGCTACTGCCAGCCCTCGCTCACAGACATACGGATCCCTTTGCTGCAGGACCTGCTGACAGCTCCGCCACAGCAGGCCGTAGCCAAAGCTGGCTGGggcctttcctctttcctctctcttctctcttcctgcaggAACAAGCAGTGAGAATTCACTGACTTTCTGTTGTGATATAGTCATGTGGGTTAACCTGGCTGGCGCCTGCCTCCAGCTTCTCACTGCCATAACCATCACCACCAGGCACTGCCAAAGTAAGTCACACCCTGACACCCTGCAGAGGTTCCTGGAGCTtcacaccacagagcacagcccgcTACTCCAGGGCAATGAGCTCTCTGCCTATTGCCCTCACGCAGCCATTGCATATCCAGGATacaggagaggcagagggacctctctttaaaattcttttccaaACTTTCCTCAACCACAGCGTTAGCCTCAGAAATCTTATCACGTTCTTCACTGTCAGACAAGAAATTATAAATGCAGACAACTTCCTCTACCAAACTGCATTGGCTATACCATCCTGAATCTGGTGTGAGTACCAGAACACAAAATTTTATTGAActatttattttggctttttatGCTGTTTTGGATTACCAGTCAAGATCCATTAGgagcatttatttctgcagtagGCAGAAAAAGGACAGATTTTTACTCCACATCTGGATTTTCTATTGGAATTCCTGGCTCAACATTGCAATCAGCCGAATGTAGCCTGAGGTAGTCATAAAGAATGCCACAGTGGGGAAGGGTATGGAACATGGAGATGGGTATAGAGCTGCTCTAAGGCAGCTTAGAGACATCAGATCAGGCTCAGGGCCATCCAGACACTCTTTCCTAAAGGCAGAACGAGGAATGGTTGAGTCACAATTTTTGTCTTTCCTCCTTCCGTTAGAAACAAAAGATTGAGATTTAAGAGTAAATTCAGAAATCTTCATTGATACTTGGGATTCCTCCTTGCTAAACAGACCTGATGTTCCCATGCTAACAGCAGGAagcatcagcagtgctgtaatGTACACAGCCACGTGTTACACTCACTCACCACAAGCCCATCCCTTGCAGGACCAAGCTCACcgtaagcaagcagtgctgcgtcgctgctcagcagaaggcacacaggcGTCCTCCTCAAGCACCGCACGGAGCCCAtcagcaacacacacagctgccctgatgCAGCGCGGCATTtggctgctcctcctgtgctgcccaccagcactgcacacctcCCGCGGGCCTGACatgtgctcctgccccacactgcTGGGACACACCCAGACCGCGGGGGACAGCGCTGACCCTAAGAAGCCGGGCAGCTCCGTGCCGCTGTGGAAAATAGCCACCGATGATTCCATGAGATCAGGAACAAGGCAAACATTTCCACGACTCAAACCCCAGTGCCCCAAGCTGCCACTTCCAATGACTTCTCTGTTCAATGGATATAGTTTTTACTCTTTCATTGTGTTGTTCGGtttaattcattatttacaTACAAGGCAGAGAGATTTATAACTTCGCATGCTATCCTAATCATGTTTACAAAAGGAAAGTTCCACATCTAATAGCCCACTCTCAAATACGGTGAAAGAAATTTGTGTCAGACCAGGGTCCACAATAGAAATTCTTCCTAGCTTGTCCAACTGAAATCTCCTCAGCAGGCATAGAGAAAATTCATCCATGCTGCTCATCTAAATTATATCCAGAAGTGAAGGTATTGAAGTAGATCTTCACCTGCAGGTCCTGCTACTGTCTGGAGCTTTTCACAATAGTGTAATTGCCAATGGGACAGCCTTAGCTGTTCGTGTTTATTACAGTGGAcaggagaaatggctttgtgCTAAGATATAAACAAACACAGGACTCGGGAAAGAATGATCCCTTCACAAGCTAATTTGTTACTTAGGAGACAAGGGATGGAGGCTCAGGAGCACACTAGCTTCATCTAATCACAAAGAGATGTCTTCATTAGAGCTAAACTTGCCTGGGACACTCTCTGTCCAACAGAGTGTGTCCTTGCAGGGAAGGGATGCATGACAGCCCCTTACCGCTTCTCACTCCACTGACAATAAGCTTTCATCTAGCCTTAAAAACATACGTTCATTAACAGAGTCTTAAAGGCAGCAGAAACTAGTGATTACACAAATGCACCGCATATTTCCAGAACCATCCGTAAGCCATGAGGACCAAGAGAAAGGGCAACTCTGTGTTTAGGAGGGGAACTTTGGCGTACCTGTTAGGTAGCTGGGAATGACCCATGGTAGAAGCACACTGtcacagggagaaaagagggaagaaagatgTCCAAACAGACAGGCAATAGGCCTTTCTGGGTTATCCTGCACTCCATCTGCACAGGTTCTCCCAACATATCTCTGAACATGAGATACCATAGGTAGGCAACCGTGCTCCATGGCAGGATGAGAATCCAATCCCCAGAAACATTCAAGCACCGTCATTTGCCAGCAGCACCCCTTCCAATCCCATCATTCTGAACCACAGAAATCAGGAAATTTCCCACTCTGGTCACAGTCCTGGTGTAAGGCAGAAGCAGATCACTTCAACACCTCACAAAATGTGGGACAACGTGAGCAAACCACAAGGCACGCCCATCAGTTCAGCTCCTGATCCCGTTgcaaaggcagcagtgggagTGCCTGGCTTGTTAACATCCAGAGGATGTTGTTGCAAAGGCAAGAGAACAACACCTCACACCTTATCAAAATATAGCAGGAAAGACAGGAAATCcccaaaaaagaagaagcaaataACACCAGCCTAGTGGAACTGTTGTGACTGTATgcacaaagctgcaggaaaacaaaactcttaGCAGTGGGCAGGACTCAGAGTGTTAAAGCAGGTAAGgtgtttcttgttgttttttggcATGGCGGAAGTCCCTGTGGTTGGAGAAGAAAACCACGAGGGtataaataacaattaaaacTGAGCATACCACTGGGACACGGGGCTGTCTTGGTGGGTATCATACCACAGAGCTCCTAccttgcacacagcagcttctgcacaGAAACTTCAaagaagagatgcagagaagagctgagctgcagaactcAGCTACATGTCAGCAATGCATGGACTCAGACATAAGAGGCAGATGGACAGATGCTGTACAACATTCCCAGGTCTTCTTTAAACTTTAcattgaataaaataaaatacagtgaaatacaaTCTCTCCTAAGGAATACAACATGTTGTCCATGACTATGGCCCCAGTCCTgtccttgttttctgcagatctGCATGTGAAGTGGGTGGGAAACATCAGTCTGAGCTGATTCACCGAATGTCTAGAAGGAGCACTGTCAGTCTGAATCTCAGCTGAAGATACTGCAGCAAAATCCATGAGgcatcattaaaaacaacactATCACAAAAAACAAGCCCAAGTTCTGGATCACAAATGAAGTGTTGCAGAAATCTTTTCTCACTCTGTTTCACCTCAGAGGCTGAACACAgactcttcacagaagagggtcCAGATGACATCACATCCTCTCCTATAAGTTACGCTGCCTCCAAAGTTCAGTGACAAAGATCACTCGCGCTCCGCTGCATCGCCCCGAGGACAATGGCCgggtctcctgcactgctcctcctgctcagcctggggctctgtgagtatGGAAGCGGGAAGGATGGAATTCAGGGGTGCTCAGTGACTGCGCAGGGAAGCGGGAGCAGTGAAACTGCAGCGTGATATGCAACAGGAACAGAGCCTGTTCAGACAGGCGTTGTTGGAGGGGatgaggaaggggagagagggggcaTGAGACAGTTGTTAGCGGTGAATCACCTGGCAAATAAGCTGGGAAATGGCCGTAGCCCTGAGAAGGCAGCTGGAGGGCTACTCTGAAGGGCAGAATCCATCTCGCGAGCCTGGCATTCTCAATGCTGAGTCCCCAgggactccagcacagcacccaagcGTGCTGGACGCCGAGGCCCTCCCTCCGCATTCACCCTCAACTCAGGTGCCTGCCTGCCACACACCGCACTGCACCGGCAGGGAAGAGCCCTGCCCAAAGGCCCTGGGAGCTCTTCACGAGCAGCACCTGAGTGCACATGGACATCTTCTGCCCACAGGCTGCACCGATGGCCAGGGACAGAGGGATGCAGTGGCGGACAGGTTCCTCAACAGGAATATGAAGCATCCCCAGGAGGGACAGCAACTGGAGCTGGAGTGCCCGCCTTATGACAGGGATAAACCTATCTTCTGGATACGTCTAGATAAGTTTGGGAACATCCACTTTCTCGTCTCCAGTACCCCTGTTTCCGTCCAGGGGATGGCATTCTATGGGAGTAAGGGAACATCTTCACAGTTTGATACATGGTGGAGAGGCAACACCAATCTGCTGGTGGTAAAGAACTTCACAACCCAGGATGAGGGGACCTATTTCTGCATCAGCTACACCAACCAGgtgctgcacttcagctctGGACAACCCACTTTCTTCCCAGGTGAGcagctggggctctgtgagtatGGATGAGGGTTTATGGGGCACCTGTGCCCGGAGGAAGGAGGACAATGGCTGAAGGCATTTCCCTTGCACCACGTCCAAAAAACTGGGCAAAGTAAACCgtggggaaagaaagggcaAACCCAAAGGATGGAATTCAGGGCTGCTCAGTGACTGCAGGGCAACAGGAGCGGTGGGACTGCGGTGCAATacacagcaggaacagagcctgtGAATACAGGTGTtgctggaggagatggggaaggggagagaggggacAATTAGAAGTTGTTAGTGAGGGAaattcagcacagcacagtgagggaacttcagcacagcacttcaGCACAGTACctgcagtactcaaggtgaggccttACCACTGCCAAGTACGGGCACAGGGTTACTTCCCTAGTTCTGTTCACCACACAATTCctcatacaagccaggatgccattggccttcttggccacctgggcacactgctggctcatatttagctgactgtccatcagtacaccaaggtccctttccataAGGCAGCTTCCTAGCCATTCCTCCCTATAGGCTTTATAGGGTTGTCTGGGGTGGTTGTGATCAAAATGCAGGACCAGACACTAGGacctattgaaactcatacattttgccttggcccattcatccagcctatccaggtccctTTGTAGTGCCCCTCTTccttcaggcagatcaacactccctctcAACATGGTGTCATCGGCtaacttactgagggtacactcaatcccctcatcaagatcattaataatgATGTCAAATAGAAGACTCCCCAGTACCGAGCCCCGGGGGACACTGCTTGGGAccggctgccaactggatttaactccacgGTCCACAAccctttgggcccagccatcgagccagtgtttcacccagcagagcatacaCCCATACacaccatgggcagccagctcctACATAAGAATGTTGTGGGGGAAAGGCGGCCCATCGCCCACACTCCCCATGGCCCTGCTTCTTTGCCCAAGCTGTCTCatcacacaggcactgctcctcctcagaGAGGCTCTCTGCTCAACCCCTTCACTTGTGGTACTGGTCCTGCCCAAACACACAGGAGGtcatgcagcccagcagcacctccccatcccatcaGCACCTCTCAGGGATGACAGTTACAAAGTCCGCAGCCACCCCTGCCTTCCTCACCTCACATGGACCTCTACATTCTGACAGCACCCATATGCTTACAGCACCTCAAAAAGAAACTCAGAAATCCCCTTGGCTCTCAGGACGTGTTTTATAACAGTGATAACAAAGAGCTCACACATACTGATGGGGCTGATAAGAAATTAGGAGCCCAAATCCTTCTGTttccagggctgggcagcaccTGAAAGCATCGCTGTTCAAAACAGACTCTATAATAGTTcttcctctgctggctgcatcCTGGCACAGAAACAAGGAAGCTCTTCTGTTGTACCTCTCTGTATtcacttatttcttctttccagtcaCAACTAAAGAAGCACCCACCACACTTGCAACCACCACCCAGAGCAGCCAGGCCACCAAGAAGGACAATTCACAACAGAGTCCAGATGCAGGTAACTCAGCTGCGGGGAGGctggagctctgccagcagtgctgctctgcctggaaCAGCATGAATTAAgggctgtgctgactgcaggcaTTTTGGGATGTGAGGACAAGAGATAATGTTCATCTTTCTCAGGGACGTGCCAATGAGGGGTGAAACCACCTAAAGAGCTCAGAATTTCTGAGGATGCTAGATAGAAATTCTGAGCCCACAGCCCTCAGGTTTCATGGCTGGGCACCTCAGCTGTGCAAGCTGATCTCATATCAGTGTCAGGGTATCAAAGTACAAAATGGGCCCTACAGAGCCCCCCCTGCGCTGGCCACAGGCTTATATATATCCTGGCAGGAGTGGGAGAAGGCTATTTTGTTGTATCTCACTGCCCTTAAACCATTTTTCCATCCACTcacaacaacagcagagcacatCACACTCAGTGATTCACACGGAGCAGCCAGGGTCACCACAAAAAACAGCTCACAGCAGGGCCGAGATGCAGGTAACCCAGCTGTGGCGAGACaggggctctgccagcagtgctgctttgatcAGAAGTGGCAAACTTAATGTCCGTGCTGGCTACAGGCATTTCAGGATGCAGGCAGAtgtctcctgctgctgggcctttcctctttcctctctctcctttcatcCTGCAGGAACAAACAGCAAGAATACACTGCATTTCTGCTATGATGTGGTCATGCGGGTTAACCTGGCTGgtgcctgcctcctgctcctcactgccataACCATCACCACCAGGCACTGCCAAAGTAAGTCCCACCCTGACACCCTGCAGAGGTTCCTGGAGCCtcacaccacagagcacagcctgctgctccagGGCAATGGGCTCTCTGCTTATTGCCCTCCAGGACGCAGGGAATGCTGAAGGACCGCTCTTAAAACAATTTCCCATACGTTCCTCATTTCTAGGTTGGATCAATATTTCTCAATCTATTCTGCACTCTCAGACAATAACTGAAAACTTAGAAACTTCATTCCATCAGACTGTATTGCCTCTACCATCCCGAAATACATAAATCAGGGATGGAAGAAGCAGAACCCAAAGCACTGTGTAATAACAGGAGAAACATGCTTTAGTACGGGTCTTGCAAGTGTCCAAATGCC
Proteins encoded in this window:
- the LOC107049158 gene encoding uncharacterized protein LOC107049158 isoform X1 — translated: MAVALRRQLEGYSEGQNPSREPGILNAESPGTPAQHPSVLDAEALPPHSPSTQVPACHTPHCTGREEPCPKALGALHEQHLSAHGHLLPTGCTDGQGQRDAVADRFLNRNMKHPQEGQQLELECPPYDRDKPIFWIRLDKFGNIHFLVSSTPVSVQGMAFYGSKGTSSQFDTWWRGNTNLLVVKNFTTQDEGTYFCISYTNQVLHFSSGQPTFFPVTTKEAPTTLATTTQSSQATKKDNSQQSPDAGTNSKNTLHFCYDVVMRVNLAGACLLLLTAITITTRHCQSWINISQSILHSQTITENLETSFHQTVLPLPSRNT
- the LOC107049158 gene encoding T-cell surface glycoprotein CD8 alpha chain-like isoform X3, with protein sequence MAGSPALLLLLSLGLCCTDGQGQRDAVADRFLNRNMKHPQEGQQLELECPPYDRDKPIFWIRLDKFGNIHFLVSSTPVSVQGMAFYGSKGTSSQFDTWWRGNTNLLVVKNFTTQDEGTYFCISYTNQVLHFSSGQPTFFPVTTKEAPTTLATTTQSSQATKKDNSQQSPDAGTNSKNTLHFCYDVVMRVNLAGACLLLLTAITITTRHCQSWINISQSILHSQTITENLETSFHQTVLPLPSRNT
- the LOC107049158 gene encoding uncharacterized protein LOC107049158 isoform X2, which codes for MAVALRRQLEGYSEGQNPSREPGILNAESPGTPAQHPSVLDAEALPPHSPSTQVPACHTPHCTGREEPCPKALGALHEQHLSAHGHLLPTGCTDGQGQRDAVADRFLNRNMKHPQEGQQLELECPPYDRDKPIFWIRLDKFGNIHFLVSSTPVSVQGMAFYGSKGTSSQFDTWWRGNTNLLVVKNFTTQDEGTYFCISYTNQVLHFSSGQPTFFPGTNSKNTLHFCYDVVMRVNLAGACLLLLTAITITTRHCQSWINISQSILHSQTITENLETSFHQTVLPLPSRNT